One window of the Gammaproteobacteria bacterium genome contains the following:
- a CDS encoding helix-turn-helix domain-containing protein: MVPPQERHGATSRHVSLLALPDTVISTLFGIYDVMNAFELMGLSSGRPFEIEIVGETEGPLTLASGVPVEVTRAIDAVETTDIVIVPSIVLREAGWQKGRYPRLVSWVQRMHDRGAVLCSACSGIFLLAETGLYDGKDATVHYNYARAFSAAYPEVRIHPERVLVIAGRREELVCSGASTTWHDLVLYLIARYCGATDAQQVARLFALQWHQDGLAPFIVFEGRTDHGDGEIQSAQQWLSTHFSVANPVVEMIKRSRLAERTFKRRFVAATGLTPIAYVQRLRIEDAKRRLERTDASVDEISWQVGYEDPAFFRRLFRHTTGLSPSAYRKRFRIPEFAQV; this comes from the coding sequence ATGGTCCCGCCGCAAGAGCGCCACGGCGCGACTTCTCGCCACGTTAGCCTCCTGGCGCTGCCGGACACCGTCATCTCGACGCTGTTCGGCATCTACGACGTCATGAATGCATTCGAGCTGATGGGCTTATCGAGCGGGCGTCCGTTCGAGATCGAGATCGTCGGCGAAACAGAAGGTCCCCTGACGCTCGCGAGCGGCGTGCCGGTGGAGGTCACGCGCGCGATCGACGCCGTCGAGACCACCGATATCGTGATCGTGCCCTCGATCGTGCTGCGCGAGGCCGGCTGGCAGAAGGGCCGCTATCCCCGGCTCGTGAGCTGGGTGCAGCGCATGCACGACCGAGGCGCCGTGCTGTGCTCGGCCTGTTCGGGCATCTTTCTTCTGGCGGAAACCGGACTTTACGACGGCAAGGACGCGACCGTGCACTACAACTATGCACGCGCGTTCTCGGCCGCGTACCCGGAGGTGCGTATCCATCCGGAGCGGGTGCTGGTCATCGCCGGCCGGCGCGAAGAGCTCGTCTGCTCGGGCGCCTCGACGACCTGGCACGACCTGGTGCTCTATCTCATCGCGCGCTATTGCGGCGCGACCGACGCGCAGCAAGTCGCACGCCTGTTCGCGCTGCAGTGGCATCAAGACGGGCTCGCCCCTTTCATCGTCTTCGAGGGCCGCACCGACCACGGGGACGGCGAGATACAGAGCGCGCAGCAGTGGCTGAGCACGCATTTCTCGGTCGCAAACCCGGTTGTGGAGATGATCAAGCGGTCGCGGCTCGCCGAGCGCACGTTCAAGCGGCGTTTCGTCGCCGCGACCGGGCTCACGCCGATCGCGTACGTGCAGCGCCTGCGCATCGAGGACGCCAAGCGCCGGCTCGAGCGGACCGATGCGTCGGTCGACGAGATCAGCTGGCAGGTGGGCTACGAGGACCCGGCGTTCTTCCGCCGTCTGTTCCGGCATACGACCGGCCTCTCCCCGAGCGCTTATCGCAAGCGCTTTCGCATTCCGGAATTCGCGCAGGTCTGA